One Salvia splendens isolate huo1 chromosome 12, SspV2, whole genome shotgun sequence genomic window carries:
- the LOC121759215 gene encoding nudix hydrolase 3-like, with translation MAAQLSEQVVQVEYLDVLTNTGEKTGVSKPRGDVHRDGDYHRAVHVWIFAESTQELLVQLRADCKDSWPGHWDISSAGHISAGDSSLVTARRELQEELGITLPKDAFEKLYIFLEEWVTNEGKFINNEYCDVYLVTTIDPIPLEAFTLEESEVSAVKYVHHEEYRSLLAKKDPQYVPYDVSGQYCQLFEILSKRYKQNAETRATILQKQLNCYAPISLGAEYSGLSSADKEVLTLVVKAARIMDDIFFIQVWYSNPSLRDWLQQHAEEARLNNLKQMYFAVNKSPWSCLDENEAFLTSADSAVKLLPEATKPIVGWKGIEYRTAFPVVKPPGASFYPPDMDKMEFELWKKSLPEDKQKEAIGFFNVIKRQSERILDESLSVATRDTHDLYIVPYSQEYNALLTKASDLLHKAGDLTSCSSLKKLLHSKADAFLSNEYYDSDIAWMELDSKLDITIGPYETYEDALFGYKATFEAFIGVRDDEATSQLKLFGDHLQVLERNLPMDDIYKSEDVSAAPIRVVQLIYNAGDVKGPQTVAFNLPNDERIVNERGSSMVMLKNVSEAKFKLILLPISHVCIMEEQRKYVDFNSFFTHTVCHECCHGIGPHTITLPSGQKSTVRLELQDVHSAMEEAKADIVGLWALRFLVNKNLLPKTLLKSMYVSFLAGCFRSIRFGLEEAHGKGQALQFNYLFEKGAFLLQPDGAFSVDFDKVEAAVESLSREILTIQGRGDKCAAEALLSKYCVLTQPLKSVLEKLSLIEVPVDILPHFPIADEVFGL, from the exons ATGGCTGCTCAGTTGAGTGAGCAGGTTGTCCAAGTAGAGTATCTTGATGTACTCACCAACACCGGAGAGAAAACCGGCGTATCTAAACCCAG GGGTGACGTCCACAGAGATGGGGACTATCATCGAGCTGTACATGTGTGGATATTTGCTGAGAGCACACAAGAACTTCTTGTCCAACTTCGTGCTGATTGCAAAGATTCCTGGCCTGGCCATTGGGACATCTCTAGTGCAGGTCATATCTCTGCTGGAGATTCATCTCTTGTCACAGCGAG GAGGGAGCTTCAAGAAGAGCTTGGTATTACACTTCCAAAGGATGCGTTCGAAAAACTATATATTTTTCTCGAAGAATG GGTCACAAATGAGGGGAAATTCATTAACAATGAATACTGTGATGTCTATCTTGTGACAACGATAGACCCAATTCCACTAGAGGCCTTTACTCTTGAG GAATCTGAGGTTTCAGCAGTTAAATATGTACATCATGAGGAGTATAGGAGCTTGCTTGCGAAGAAAGATCCTCAATATGTGCCTTATGATGTCAGTGGTCAATATTGTCAGCTCTTTGAAATACTGTCAAAAAG GTACAAACAAAATGCTGAAACACGTGCTACGATTCTACAAAAGCAGCTGAATTGTTATGCCCCTATTTCCCTTGGTGCAGAG TATTCAGGGCTCAGCAGTGCAGACAAGGAAGTTCTGACATTAGTTGTAAAAGCAGCAAGAATAATGGATGACATTTTCTTCATTCAG GTCTGGTACAGCAATCCATCTTTGAGAGACTGGCTACAGCAGCATGCTGAAGAGGCTCGGTTGAACAACTTAAAACAGATGTATTTTGCTGTCAACAAGAGTCCATG GTCATGTCTCGATGAAAATGAGGCATTTTTGACAAGTGCAGACTCAGCAGTGAAGCTGCTTCCTGAAGCTACAAAGCCAATAGTTGGGTGGAAGGGAATTGAATATAGGACAGCATTCCCCGTTGTTAAACCACCGGGTGCAAGCTTTTACCCTCCAGATATGGACAAAATG GAATTCGAGTTGTGGAAAAAGAGTCTCCCAGAAGATAAACAGAAGGAAGCGATAGGCTTTTTCAATGTAATCAAAAGGCAAAGTGAGAGAATATTGGATGAGTCTCTTTCAGTGGCCACCCGTGATACTCATGATTTGTATATTGTGCCTTACTCTCAAGAGTACAATGCTTTACTTACCAAGGCTTCTGATCTATTGCACAAAGCTGGGGACTTGACCAGCTGTTCGAG TTTGAAGAAGCTATTGCATAGCAAGGCTGATGCGTTCCTATCAAATGAGTATTATGATTCAGATATTGCCTGGATGGAATTG GATTCAAAGCTGGACATTACCATTGGTCCATACGAGACATATGAAGACGCACTTTTCGGATACAAG GCCACTTTTGAGGCATTCATTGGCGTTCGGGATGATGAGGCTACAAGTCAACTTAAATTATTTGGCGACCATTTACAG GTTTTGGAGAGAAATCTTCCAATGGACGACATTTATAAGTCAGAAGATGTCAGTGCAGCTCCAATTCGAGTGGTGCAGCTTATTTATAATGCTGGG GACGTGAAGGGCCCGCAAACTGTCGCGTTTAATCTTCCAAATGATGAACGGATAGTAAATGAGAGAGGATCCTCTATGGTCATGCTAAAGAATGTTTCAGAAGCAAA GTTTAAACTTATTCTCCTGCCTATATCCCATGTATGCATTATGGAGGAACAACGTAAATATGTGgatttcaactctttcttcaCTCACACGGTTTGTCACGAATGCTGCCACGGTATTGGACCTCATACAATCACACTTCCGAGCGGACAAAAGTCGACTGTGAGATTG GAATTGCAAGATGTTCACTCTGCTATGGAAGAAGCTAAAGCTGACATTGTTGGCCTTTGGGCCCTAAGGTTTCTTGTTAACAAG AATTTACTACCAAAGACGCTGCTGAAGTCCATGTATGTTTCTTTTCTTGCTGGTTGCTTCCGCTCTATACGTTTTGGCTTAGAGGAAGCTCACGG GAAAGGACAGGCATTGcagtttaattatttatttgagaAGGGCGCCTTCCTTTTGCAGCCTGATGGAGCATTTTCTGTTGACTTTGATAAG GTGGAAGCTGCAGTGGAGAGTTTGAGCAGAGAGATCCTTACAATACAAGGAAGAGGCGACAAATGTGCTGCAGAAGCTCTTCTCTCGAAGTATTGTGTGTTGACGCAACCATTAAAATCGGTGCTTGAGAAACTGTCGTTGATTGAG GTTCCTGTGGATATATTGCCTCATTTCCCTATTGCTGATGAAGTTTTTGGGCTGTGA
- the LOC121758651 gene encoding protein MODIFYING WALL LIGNIN-1-like, which translates to MFHFHMKSLNQYSFILFFSATTATALISSALCFTAEFKKSKKNDLRFNEKLCHLPQSSIFGLGIAALISLTLSQIIGSYFICRKLHSSHNKSTVKKRLSFSCILMVFSWMSFAVAAVLIGGATSMSRSQPYGEGWLDGECYLVKDGVYIGSALLSLAALGLTLGSAAIEMNRRQAEEDRKVHAQVDECVESTS; encoded by the exons ATGTTTCATTTTCATATGAAAAGCCTAAACCAATATAGCTTCATACTATTCTTCtccgccaccaccgccaccgcccTCATCTCCTCCGCCCTGTGCTTCACGGCTGAGTTCAAGAAATCCAAG AAAAATGATCTCAGATTCAACGAAAAGCTCTGCCATCTGCCCCAGAGCTCCATTTTCGGGCTCGGCATCGCCGCCTTaatctctctcactctctctcagaTCATCGGAAGCTACTTCATTTGCAGAAAACTCCATTCATCACACAACAAATCCACTGTGAAAAAAAGGCTTTCATTTTCATGCATTTTGATGGTTTTCTCATg GATGAGCTTTGCGGTTGCTGCTGTGTTGATTGGTGGAGCCACAAGCATGAGCCGAAGCCAGCCGTATGGAGAGGGATGGCTTGATGGGGAATGCTACTTGGTGAAGGATGGAGTCTATATCGGCTCAGCGTTACTTAGCTTAGCGGCGCTCGGTTTGACTCTCGGCTCAGCCGCCATCGAGATGAACCGAAGACAAGCTGAAGAAGATAGGAAGGTTCATGCACAAGTTGATGAATGTGTAGAAAGCACAAGTTGA